A window of the Cololabis saira isolate AMF1-May2022 chromosome 19, fColSai1.1, whole genome shotgun sequence genome harbors these coding sequences:
- the LOC133419740 gene encoding nuclear factor 7, ovary-like — MDEKTLKDFLSCHVCLETFKDPVSLSCSHNFCSSCLKEFWEQNKNRNCPICKRKSSKDDLDVNFSLKELADSFAETQTGVSSETEKEEKRVEEVCKKHPGTTPLFCRDEQRTVCPVCEFSLHQNHKVVPVEEAVGELKELLKSDLKSLQDKRNKYKQVEKTYDDLVQHSKKQLLSTEKQIRAEFNKLQQFLKEEEESRLAALREEEEQKGRRISGERKRIQEQISSLSDSISAVEEELQKDNMTFLSRFKPTRNRAREQSSVSDPRLLSGTLVDEAKHLGNLAFCCGMVFKGPKVWEKMGDQVHFSPLVLDPNTANRRLYLSADLTSVRRGDTNQQIPDNPERNDNGASVFGSEGLTSGKHSWEVEVGDHPHWAVGLVKDSVDRKNNTFVSPKYGIWCLFHRDGKYTNGAGKTVTVETSLRRIRVQLDYDGGTVSFYNPEDMTHIYTYTDTFTEKLFPYFNVGESGDAKTSEIRICQTKNRLT; from the exons ATGGATGAAAAAACTCTTAAAGATTTCCTGAGCTGCCACGTTTGTTTAGAGACTTTCAAAGATCCGGTGTCTCTGAGCTGCAGCCACAACTTCTGTTCAAGCTGCCTGAAAGAGTTCtgggaacaaaataaaaacagaaactgtcccatctgtaaaagaaaatcttctaAAGATGATCTTGATGTGAACTTTTCACTGAAGGAACTTGCCGACTCTTTTGCTGAAACACAGACAGGTGTAtcgtctgaaactgaaaaagaagaaaagagggtggAGGAAGTTTGTAAGAAACACCCAGGAACAACTCCACTGTTCTGTAGAGACGAACAGAGAACTGTGTGTCCTGTCTGTGAGTTTTCTCTGCACCAGAACCACAAAGTGGTTCCTGTAGAAGAAGCAGTCGgtgagctgaaggagctgctgaaatCTGACTTAAAGTCTCTGCAGGACAAGAGGAACAAATACAAACAAGTGGAGAAAACATATGATGATCTGGTTCAACATTCCAAAAAGCAGCTGTTGTCCACAGAGAAGCAGATCAGAGCAGAGTTCAacaaactccagcagttcctgaaggaggaagaggagtccagACTGGCAGCtctgagggaggaagaggagcagaagGGGAGGAGAATCAgcggggagaggaagaggatccAGGAGCAGATCTCCTCTCTGTCAGACAGCATCTCTGCTGTGGAAGAAgagctgcagaaagacaacATGACGTTCCTCAGCAGGTTTAAACCCACTCGGAACAGAGCCAGAGAGCAGAGCTCAGTGTCAGATCCACGGCTGCTCTCAGGAACTCTGGTAGACGAGGCCAAACACCTGGGAAACCTGGCCTTTTGTTGTGGTATGGTTtttaaaggacccaa AGTCTGGGAGAAGATGGGGGACCAGGTCCACTTCAGCCCGCTGGTTCTGGACCCAAACACTGCAAACCGCCGTCTCTATTTGTCTGCTGATCTGACCAGTGTGAGACGTGGAGATACAAACCAGCAGATTCCTGATAATCCAGAGAGAAACGACAACGGAGCCAGTGTTTTTGGTTCCGAGGGTTTGACCTCAGGGAAACACAgctgggaggtggaggtgggagaTCATCCTCACTGGGCTGTTGGTTTGGTTAAAGACTCAGTTGACAGGAAGAACAACACATTTGTTTCACCTAAATATGGAATCTGGTGTTTGTTTCATCGTGATGGAAAATACACCAATGGTGCTGGTAAGACCGTCACGGTGGAGACGAGTCTCCGGAGGATCAGAGTCCAGCTGGACTATGACGGGGGGACGGTTTCCTTCTACAACCCTGAAGACATGACACACATCTACACTTATACAGACACTTTCACTGAGAAACTCTTCCCTTATTTCAATGTTGGAGAGTCTGGTGATGCAAAAACGTCTGAGATCAGAATCTGTCAGACAAAGAATAGATTAACCTGA